The Solibacillus sp. FSL W7-1464 genome contains a region encoding:
- a CDS encoding diacylglycerol kinase, with amino-acid sequence MKRARIIYNPTSGREAFKRHLPEVLEKLEIAGYETSCHATTGEGDATNAAIEAVRREFDVVIAVGGDGTLNEVVAGVSQCEKRPKLGLIPMGTTNDFARAVRIPRNVEEALNIILAGDTIPVDVGILNEDRYFINIAAGGRITELTYEVPSRMKTVLGQMAYYLKAIEMIPSIKATHMKIQMDDEEFDGKAMMFLCGLTNSVGGFEKIAPDASINDGLFTVMILKECNIADFIRIASLALRGEHLSDERVVYRKANRVVVSSDQEVHINLDGEYGGDAPAVFQNLKRHIEVFVPIDKIREIETDEEVI; translated from the coding sequence ATGAAAAGAGCGAGAATTATATATAACCCGACTTCGGGTCGTGAAGCATTTAAGAGGCATCTTCCGGAAGTATTGGAGAAACTCGAAATAGCAGGATACGAAACTTCATGCCATGCAACGACTGGTGAAGGTGATGCGACAAATGCTGCAATCGAAGCCGTACGTCGCGAATTTGATGTTGTAATTGCAGTAGGTGGTGACGGTACTTTAAATGAAGTAGTAGCAGGTGTCAGTCAATGTGAAAAACGGCCGAAGCTAGGTTTGATTCCAATGGGGACGACAAATGACTTTGCACGGGCTGTTCGTATTCCACGTAATGTCGAGGAAGCGCTGAACATTATTCTTGCAGGGGATACAATACCTGTCGATGTCGGCATTTTGAATGAAGACCGCTACTTCATTAACATTGCTGCTGGCGGGCGAATTACCGAGCTGACATATGAAGTCCCGAGCAGAATGAAAACGGTTCTTGGACAAATGGCATATTATTTAAAAGCGATTGAAATGATTCCTTCCATTAAAGCGACGCATATGAAAATCCAAATGGATGATGAAGAGTTTGATGGAAAAGCGATGATGTTTTTATGCGGCTTAACAAATTCAGTAGGCGGTTTCGAGAAAATTGCACCAGATGCATCAATCAATGACGGGCTGTTTACCGTTATGATTTTAAAGGAATGCAATATTGCGGATTTCATACGTATAGCTTCACTTGCATTGCGTGGCGAGCATTTATCCGATGAGCGTGTCGTTTACCGAAAAGCCAATCGTGTTGTTGTATCATCCGATCAGGAAGTCCATATAAACCTGGATGGTGAATACGGCGGCGATGCACCGGCCGTTTTCCAAAATTTAAAACGGCATATTGAAGTATTCGTGCCAATCGATAAAATTCGTGAAATTGAAACGGATGAAGAAGTAATTTAA